From the genome of Staphylococcus haemolyticus, one region includes:
- the gyrA gene encoding DNA gyrase subunit A, with product MADLPQSRINERNITSEMRESFLDYAMSVIVSRALPDVRDGLKPVHRRILYGLNEQGMTPDKPYKKSARIVGDVMGKYHPHGDSSIYDAMVRMAQTFSYRYPLVDGQGNFGSMDGDGAAAMRYTEAKMTKITLELLRDINKDTIDFLDNYDGTEREPEVLPSRFPNLLVNGASGIAVGMATNIPPHNLTEVINGVLHLSKNPDVTIAELMEDIQGPDFPTAGLILGKSGIRRAYETGRGSIQMRARAEIEERGGGRQRIVVTQIPYQVNKARMIEKIAELVREKKIEGITDLRDETSLRTGVRVVIDVRKDANANVILNNLYKQTPLQTSFGVNMIALVNGRPKLINLKQALVEYLEHQKTVVRRRTEYNLKKAKDRAHILEGLRIALDHIDEIITTIRESETDKVAMETLQERFKLSERQAQAILDMRLRRLTGLERDKIENEYNELLGYISELEEILADDEVLLQLVRDELTDIKERFGDERRTEIQLGGLDDLEDEDLIPEEQIVITLSHNNYIKRLPVSTYRSQHRGGRGVQGMNTLEEDFVSQLVTLSTHDHVLFFTNKGRVYKLKGYEVPELSRQSKGIPVINAIELDNDETISTMIAVRNLEDEDSYLVFATKNGIVKRSALSNFSHINKNGKIAIGFKEDDELIAVRLTDGNQDILIGTSHASLIRFAETSLRPLGRTAAGVRGISLREDDVVVGLDVAHADSEDEVLVVTENGYGKRTPVSEYRLSNRGGKGIKTAKITERNGNIVCITTVNGEEDLMIVTNSGVIIRLEVEDISQNGRATQGVRLMKLGDDQFVSTVAKVIDKTEDEDATEAAQTENGESNAESTESPSEEVIDDDTPGNALHTEADEETTVSSEDDSTDERIEVRQDFMDRVNEDIENASNNDEDDEN from the coding sequence ATGGCTGACTTACCTCAATCAAGAATAAATGAACGAAATATAACCAGCGAGATGCGCGAATCATTCTTAGACTATGCAATGAGCGTTATCGTTTCACGTGCGTTACCTGATGTACGTGATGGTTTAAAACCTGTACACCGTCGTATCTTATATGGCTTAAATGAACAAGGTATGACCCCTGATAAACCATATAAAAAATCAGCACGTATCGTTGGGGATGTAATGGGTAAATATCACCCTCACGGAGACTCATCAATCTATGATGCCATGGTCAGAATGGCACAAACATTCAGTTATCGTTATCCACTTGTCGATGGTCAAGGTAACTTTGGTTCAATGGACGGCGATGGTGCCGCTGCCATGCGTTATACTGAAGCGAAGATGACTAAGATTACGTTAGAATTACTGCGTGATATTAACAAAGATACAATTGATTTTCTAGATAACTATGATGGTACTGAAAGAGAGCCGGAAGTCTTACCTTCTCGTTTCCCTAACTTATTAGTTAATGGTGCATCAGGTATCGCTGTAGGTATGGCAACAAATATTCCTCCTCACAATTTAACTGAAGTCATCAACGGTGTTTTACATTTAAGTAAGAATCCAGATGTAACGATTGCAGAACTTATGGAAGATATTCAAGGTCCTGATTTTCCAACAGCTGGTTTAATTCTAGGGAAAAGTGGCATCCGACGTGCTTATGAAACAGGTCGAGGATCAATTCAAATGCGTGCACGTGCGGAAATTGAAGAGCGAGGTGGCGGTCGCCAACGTATCGTAGTGACTCAAATTCCGTATCAAGTTAATAAAGCGCGTATGATTGAGAAGATTGCAGAACTTGTTCGTGAAAAGAAAATTGAAGGTATTACTGATTTACGTGATGAAACAAGTTTACGTACTGGCGTTAGAGTAGTAATCGATGTTCGTAAAGATGCAAATGCCAATGTTATTTTAAACAATTTATATAAACAGACACCATTACAAACTTCATTTGGTGTTAATATGATTGCACTTGTTAATGGACGTCCAAAATTAATCAATTTAAAACAAGCTTTAGTTGAATATTTAGAACATCAAAAGACAGTTGTACGTCGTCGTACTGAATACAACTTGAAAAAAGCGAAAGACCGAGCACATATCTTAGAAGGTTTGCGTATAGCGTTAGATCATATCGATGAGATTATTACGACAATTCGTGAATCAGAAACAGATAAAGTCGCTATGGAAACATTGCAAGAGCGTTTTAAATTGTCTGAACGTCAAGCGCAAGCTATTTTAGATATGCGTTTGAGACGTTTAACTGGTTTAGAACGAGATAAAATTGAAAATGAATACAACGAATTACTCGGTTATATTTCTGAACTTGAAGAAATCTTAGCCGATGACGAAGTTTTACTTCAATTAGTTCGTGATGAGTTAACCGATATTAAAGAACGTTTTGGTGACGAACGTCGTACAGAAATTCAATTAGGTGGCTTAGATGATTTAGAAGATGAAGATTTAATTCCTGAAGAACAAATCGTCATCACATTGAGCCATAATAACTATATTAAACGTTTACCAGTTTCAACGTATCGTTCACAACACCGTGGCGGACGCGGCGTTCAAGGTATGAATACATTGGAAGAAGATTTCGTAAGTCAACTTGTAACGTTAAGTACACATGACCACGTTCTATTCTTCACGAATAAAGGTCGTGTTTATAAACTTAAAGGCTACGAAGTTCCAGAATTATCTCGCCAATCTAAAGGTATTCCAGTCATCAATGCCATTGAATTAGATAATGATGAAACAATCAGTACGATGATTGCTGTTAGAAACCTTGAAGATGAAGATAGTTACTTAGTATTTGCAACTAAAAATGGTATTGTGAAACGTTCTGCTTTAAGCAATTTCTCACATATCAATAAGAACGGTAAGATTGCGATTGGGTTCAAAGAAGACGATGAATTAATTGCAGTACGTCTTACAGATGGTAACCAAGATATCTTAATTGGAACATCCCATGCTTCATTAATTAGATTTGCAGAAACAAGTTTACGTCCATTAGGTCGTACTGCTGCAGGTGTAAGAGGTATCTCATTACGTGAAGATGATGTCGTTGTAGGTTTAGATGTTGCACATGCCGATAGCGAAGATGAAGTGCTAGTCGTCACTGAAAATGGATATGGTAAACGTACGCCAGTGAGTGAATATCGCTTATCAAATCGTGGTGGTAAAGGTATCAAGACTGCCAAGATTACTGAACGTAATGGTAATATCGTTTGTATCACAACTGTTAATGGCGAAGAAGACTTAATGATTGTTACAAATAGTGGTGTTATCATTCGTTTAGAAGTAGAAGATATTTCTCAAAATGGTCGTGCAACTCAAGGTGTTCGCTTAATGAAACTAGGCGATGATCAATTTGTATCAACAGTTGCTAAAGTTATTGATAAAACAGAAGATGAAGATGCGACTGAGGCTGCTCAAACTGAAAATGGTGAATCAAATGCAGAGAGTACTGAAAGTCCTAGTGAAGAAGTAATTGACGATGATACACCAGGTAACGCACTTCATACTGAAGCGGACGAAGAAACTACAGTTTCATCTGAGGATGACTCAACAGATGAACGTATTGAAGTTAGACAAGACTTCATGGATCGTGTAAATGAAGACATTGAAAATGCATCTAACAATGATGAAGATGACGAAAACTAA
- the serS gene encoding serine--tRNA ligase, translated as MLDIRLFREQADTVKSKIELRGDDPKVVDEVLELDNERRQLIGKTEEMKARRNKVSEEIAEKKRNKENADDVIKEMRELGDEIKENDAKLNEVDNKVRDILIRIPNLIAEDVPQGDSDEENVEVKKWGTPREFDFEPKAHWDLVEELKMADFERAAKISGARFVYLTKDGALLERALMNYMLTKHTTQHGYTEMMTPQLVNADTMFGTGQLPKFEEDLFKVEKEGLYTIPTAEVPLTNFYRDEIIQPGVLPEKFTAQTACFRSEAGSAGRDTRGLIRLHQFDKVEMVRIEKPEDSWDALEDMTQNAEAILEELGLPYRRVILCTGDIGFSASKTYDLEVWLPSYDNYKEISSCSNCTDFQARRANIRFKRDAASKPELAHTLNGSGLAVGRTFAAIVENYQNADGSITIPEALVPFMGGKTEIRPVNG; from the coding sequence ATGTTAGACATTAGACTATTTAGAGAGCAAGCAGACACAGTTAAGAGCAAAATTGAACTACGTGGAGATGATCCTAAAGTAGTTGACGAAGTATTAGAATTAGATAACGAACGTCGTCAATTAATCGGTAAAACTGAAGAAATGAAAGCACGTCGTAACAAAGTAAGTGAAGAAATCGCTGAAAAGAAACGTAACAAAGAAAATGCAGACGACGTCATCAAAGAAATGCGTGAACTTGGTGACGAAATCAAAGAAAACGACGCTAAACTTAACGAAGTGGATAATAAAGTTAGAGATATCTTAATTCGTATCCCTAACCTAATTGCTGAAGATGTACCACAAGGGGATTCTGATGAAGAAAACGTTGAAGTTAAAAAATGGGGTACACCTCGTGAATTTGACTTTGAACCTAAAGCACACTGGGACTTAGTAGAAGAATTAAAAATGGCAGACTTTGAACGTGCTGCAAAAATTTCAGGTGCGCGTTTCGTATACTTAACTAAAGATGGTGCATTATTAGAACGTGCATTAATGAACTACATGCTTACTAAACATACAACGCAACACGGTTATACTGAAATGATGACACCTCAATTAGTTAACGCAGATACAATGTTTGGTACTGGTCAATTACCTAAATTTGAAGAAGATTTATTCAAAGTTGAAAAAGAAGGTTTATACACAATTCCAACTGCAGAAGTTCCATTAACTAACTTCTACAGAGATGAAATCATCCAACCAGGCGTATTACCAGAAAAATTCACTGCACAAACAGCTTGTTTCCGTAGTGAAGCAGGATCAGCTGGTAGAGATACAAGAGGTTTAATCCGTTTACACCAATTCGACAAAGTTGAAATGGTTCGTATCGAAAAACCTGAAGATTCTTGGGACGCTTTAGAAGATATGACACAAAATGCTGAAGCAATTCTTGAAGAATTAGGTTTACCATATCGTCGTGTTATCTTATGTACTGGCGACATCGGTTTCAGTGCTAGTAAAACATACGACTTAGAGGTATGGTTACCAAGTTATGACAACTATAAAGAAATTAGTTCTTGCTCAAACTGTACTGATTTCCAAGCGCGTCGTGCTAACATCCGCTTCAAACGTGATGCCGCTTCTAAACCAGAATTAGCACATACTTTAAATGGTAGTGGACTTGCTGTAGGTCGTACATTTGCAGCTATCGTTGAAAACTATCAAAATGCAGATGGTTCAATCACAATTCCAGAAGCATTAGTACCATTTATGGGTGGTAAAACTGAAATCCGTCCTGTTAATGGCTAA
- the yaaA gene encoding S4 domain-containing protein YaaA — translation MIILVQEVVVEGDITLGQFLKTEGIIESGGQAKWFLQDVEVLINGERETRRGKKLANQDRIDFPDIPEIDSVIIIHQGEQ, via the coding sequence GTGATTATTTTGGTTCAAGAAGTAGTAGTTGAAGGCGATATTACGTTAGGCCAATTTCTTAAAACGGAAGGCATTATTGAATCAGGTGGACAAGCTAAATGGTTCTTACAAGATGTTGAAGTTCTAATTAATGGCGAGCGCGAAACACGTCGCGGTAAAAAACTAGCTAACCAAGATCGAATTGATTTCCCAGATATCCCTGAAATTGATTCTGTAATCATTATTCATCAAGGTGAACAATGA
- the dnaA gene encoding chromosomal replication initiator protein DnaA gives MSEQEIWKKVLEVAESEISKSTFNTFLKDTELKEIRDNVAIIFVIHEFYAEWLNSNYKEVIQTIMKDVIGYEVEPKFFTAEQLAELDETSRKSNTPSEPQRQIIEDGHEGTDQFNTHNTFDTFVIGPGNRFPHAASLAVAEAPAQAYNPLFIYGGVGLGKTHLMHAIGHHVLSNQPNAKVLYTSSEKFTNDFIKSIRNNEPEAFREKYRNIDVLLIDDIQFIQNKEQTQEEFFHTFNELHQNKKQIVISSDRPPKEIAKLEDRLRSRFEWGLIVDITPPDYETRMAILQKKIEEENLEIPAEALNYIANQIQSNIRELEGALTRLLAYSKLQGRPITTELAAEALKDIIQVPKSKKITIQDIQKVVGHYYNVRIEDFSAKKRTKSIAYPRQIAMYLSRELTDFSLPKIGEEFGGRDHTTVIHAHEKIAKDIKADTIFKQEVEDLEKEIRNQ, from the coding sequence ATGTCAGAACAAGAAATTTGGAAAAAAGTATTAGAAGTTGCTGAATCAGAAATATCTAAATCGACATTTAATACTTTTTTGAAAGATACAGAACTCAAAGAAATTCGTGATAATGTTGCAATCATCTTTGTAATTCATGAATTTTACGCAGAATGGTTAAATTCAAACTACAAAGAAGTAATCCAAACAATTATGAAAGATGTTATTGGTTATGAAGTTGAACCCAAATTTTTCACTGCTGAACAATTAGCTGAACTTGATGAGACAAGTCGTAAATCTAACACGCCAAGCGAACCTCAACGTCAAATCATTGAAGATGGTCATGAAGGCACAGATCAATTCAATACTCACAATACATTTGATACTTTCGTCATTGGACCTGGCAATAGATTTCCACACGCAGCAAGTCTTGCAGTTGCTGAAGCACCAGCACAAGCATACAACCCTCTATTTATATATGGTGGCGTTGGTCTTGGTAAGACACATCTTATGCATGCGATCGGTCATCATGTTCTTAGCAATCAACCAAATGCTAAAGTACTATATACTTCAAGTGAAAAATTCACAAATGACTTCATCAAATCAATTCGTAACAATGAACCTGAAGCCTTTAGAGAAAAGTATAGAAACATCGACGTGTTACTGATTGATGACATTCAATTTATTCAGAATAAAGAACAAACGCAAGAAGAGTTCTTCCATACATTTAATGAATTACATCAAAATAAGAAGCAAATTGTCATTTCAAGTGACCGTCCACCTAAAGAAATTGCAAAATTAGAAGACCGTTTACGTTCACGTTTCGAATGGGGATTAATCGTTGATATTACTCCTCCTGATTATGAAACGCGTATGGCGATTCTTCAGAAAAAAATCGAAGAAGAGAATTTAGAAATTCCTGCTGAAGCTTTAAATTATATTGCTAATCAAATTCAATCAAACATCCGTGAATTAGAAGGCGCACTCACACGTTTGCTTGCCTATTCTAAACTTCAAGGAAGACCTATAACGACTGAATTAGCAGCAGAAGCGCTCAAAGATATTATTCAAGTTCCTAAATCTAAAAAAATTACAATTCAAGATATTCAAAAAGTCGTTGGACACTACTACAACGTTCGCATCGAAGATTTCAGTGCAAAAAAACGTACAAAATCAATTGCTTATCCACGTCAAATCGCGATGTATTTATCAAGAGAACTTACTGATTTTTCATTACCTAAGATTGGTGAAGAATTCGGTGGTCGAGATCATACGACAGTGATTCATGCGCACGAAAAAATCGCTAAAGATATTAAAGCCGATACAATTTTTAAACAAGAGGTTGAAGATTTAGAAAAAGAAATTCGCAACCAATAA
- the gyrB gene encoding DNA topoisomerase (ATP-hydrolyzing) subunit B, producing the protein MVNTLSDVNNTDNYGAGQIQVLEGLEAVRKRPGMYIGSTSERGLHHLVWEIVDNSIDEALAGYANQIEVIIEKDNWIKVTDNGRGIPVDIQEKMGRPAVEVILTVLHAGGKFGGGGYKVSGGLHGVGSSVVNALSEDLEVYVHRNDTIYHQAYKKGVPQFDLKEVGSTDKTGTVIRFKADGEIFTETTVYNYETLQKRIRELAFLNKGISITLRDEREDVEQREDTYHYEGGIKSYVELLNENKEPIHEEPIYIHQTKDDVEIEIAMQYNSGYATNLLSYANNIHTYEGGTHEDGFKRALTRILNSYGTQSKIIKDDKERLSGEDTREGLTAVVSIKHGDPQFEGQTKTKLGNSEVRQIVDRLFAEHFERFLYEHPNVARIVVEKGIMASRARVAAKKAREVTRRKSALEISSLPGKLADCSSKKPEESEIFLVEGDSAGGSTKEGRDSKTQAILPLRGKILNVEKARLDRILNNNEIRQMITAFGTGIGGEFDISKARYHKIVIMTDADVDGAHIRTLLLTFFYRFMRPLIEAGYVYIAQPPLYKLAQGKQKYYVFNDRELDKLKSELSPTPKWQISRYKGLGEMNADQLWETTMNPENRMMLQVKLEDAIEADQTFEMLMGDVVENRRQFIEDNAVYANLDF; encoded by the coding sequence ATGGTGAATACATTGTCAGATGTAAACAACACAGATAACTATGGTGCTGGACAGATACAGGTATTAGAAGGGTTAGAAGCCGTTCGTAAAAGACCTGGTATGTATATAGGGTCAACTTCAGAAAGAGGTTTGCACCACTTAGTATGGGAAATCGTGGATAACAGTATCGACGAGGCACTTGCTGGTTATGCAAATCAAATCGAAGTTATTATTGAAAAAGACAATTGGATTAAAGTAACTGACAATGGTCGAGGCATTCCTGTTGATATTCAAGAAAAAATGGGTCGTCCAGCAGTTGAAGTTATCTTAACTGTACTGCATGCTGGTGGTAAATTCGGCGGTGGCGGTTATAAAGTATCTGGTGGTCTACATGGTGTAGGTTCTTCAGTTGTTAACGCTTTGTCTGAAGACTTAGAGGTATACGTTCATCGTAACGATACAATCTATCATCAAGCATATAAAAAAGGTGTACCTCAATTTGATCTTAAAGAAGTAGGTAGCACTGATAAAACAGGTACAGTCATTCGCTTTAAAGCAGATGGTGAAATATTCACTGAAACAACTGTTTATAACTATGAAACGCTACAAAAGCGTATTAGAGAGCTTGCATTCTTGAACAAAGGTATTTCAATCACTTTAAGAGATGAGCGTGAAGATGTAGAGCAACGCGAAGATACATATCACTATGAAGGCGGTATTAAATCTTACGTTGAACTATTAAACGAAAATAAAGAGCCTATTCATGAAGAACCTATTTATATTCATCAAACTAAAGATGATGTAGAAATAGAAATCGCTATGCAATATAACAGCGGTTATGCAACGAACTTATTATCTTATGCGAATAATATTCATACTTATGAAGGTGGTACGCATGAAGATGGTTTCAAACGTGCCTTAACGCGTATATTAAATAGCTATGGAACACAAAGTAAGATTATCAAAGACGATAAAGAAAGATTGTCTGGTGAAGATACACGTGAAGGTTTAACAGCCGTCGTATCAATTAAACATGGTGATCCTCAATTCGAAGGACAAACTAAAACGAAATTAGGTAACTCTGAAGTACGTCAAATTGTTGATCGATTGTTTGCTGAGCATTTTGAACGTTTCTTATATGAACATCCAAATGTTGCACGCATCGTTGTTGAAAAAGGAATTATGGCATCACGTGCACGTGTCGCAGCTAAGAAAGCACGTGAAGTGACACGTCGTAAATCAGCTTTAGAAATTTCAAGCTTACCAGGTAAACTTGCAGACTGTTCAAGTAAGAAACCTGAAGAAAGTGAAATCTTCCTAGTAGAGGGTGACTCTGCCGGGGGGTCTACAAAAGAAGGTCGTGACTCTAAAACACAAGCCATTTTGCCATTAAGAGGTAAAATCTTAAACGTTGAAAAAGCACGTTTAGATCGTATTCTTAATAATAATGAAATACGTCAAATGATTACAGCCTTTGGTACTGGTATTGGTGGCGAGTTCGATATCTCTAAAGCACGTTATCATAAAATTGTAATCATGACAGATGCTGATGTGGATGGCGCGCATATTAGAACTTTATTACTAACGTTCTTCTATCGTTTCATGAGACCACTAATCGAAGCGGGATATGTGTATATTGCACAACCGCCATTGTATAAATTGGCACAAGGCAAACAAAAATATTATGTATTTAATGATCGTGAACTTGATAAATTGAAATCAGAATTAAGTCCTACACCTAAATGGCAAATATCACGTTATAAAGGTTTAGGAGAAATGAATGCGGATCAATTATGGGAAACGACTATGAATCCTGAAAACCGTATGATGTTACAAGTTAAATTAGAAGATGCGATTGAAGCGGACCAAACATTTGAAATGTTAATGGGCGATGTAGTTGAAAATCGTAGACAATTTATCGAAGACAATGCAGTATATGCGAACTTGGATTTCTAA
- the recF gene encoding DNA replication/repair protein RecF (All proteins in this family for which functions are known are DNA-binding proteins that assist the filamentation of RecA onto DNA for the initiation of recombination or recombinational repair.), with amino-acid sequence MKLKTLQLENYRNYEEVTLECHPDVNILIGENAQGKTNLLESIYTLALAKSHRTSNDKELIRFNSEYAKIEGVLNYRHGTMPLTMFITKKGKQVKVNHLEQSRLTQYVGHLNVVLFAPEDLNIVKGSPQIRRRFIDMELGQISAVYLNDLAQYQRILKQKNNYLKQLQLGQKQDTTMLEVLNQQFAQYALNVTLRREHFIKELESLAKPIHAGITNERETLSLTYLPSIKLSDMSKDEQTLLDEVITLLNDNIKREMDRGVCLFGPHRDDLGFNVNDMDAQTYGSQGQQRTTALSIKLAEIELMNIEVGEYPILLLDDVLSELDDSRQTHLLSTIQHKVQTFVTTTSVDGIDHEIMNNAKLYRINQGEIIK; translated from the coding sequence ATGAAACTTAAAACACTCCAATTAGAAAATTATCGTAACTATGAAGAAGTTACGCTCGAATGTCATCCTGATGTGAATATTCTGATCGGAGAAAATGCACAAGGGAAGACGAATTTGCTTGAATCAATTTACACATTAGCTTTAGCCAAAAGTCATCGTACATCGAATGATAAGGAGCTTATACGGTTTAACTCAGAGTATGCTAAAATAGAGGGTGTACTAAATTATAGACATGGAACGATGCCACTAACGATGTTTATAACTAAAAAAGGTAAACAAGTAAAAGTGAACCACTTAGAACAAAGTCGACTAACTCAGTATGTTGGACATCTTAACGTGGTTCTTTTTGCGCCAGAAGATTTAAATATTGTCAAAGGCTCCCCTCAGATACGAAGACGCTTTATTGATATGGAATTAGGTCAGATATCTGCAGTATATTTAAATGATTTGGCTCAATACCAGCGTATTCTCAAACAGAAGAATAATTACTTAAAGCAACTGCAATTGGGCCAGAAGCAAGACACTACAATGTTAGAAGTCTTAAACCAACAATTTGCACAATATGCTTTAAATGTAACGTTGAGACGAGAGCATTTCATCAAAGAATTAGAATCATTGGCTAAACCGATTCATGCAGGTATCACGAATGAGAGAGAAACGTTGTCATTAACTTATTTACCAAGTATTAAACTCAGTGATATGAGCAAAGATGAACAGACGTTATTGGACGAAGTGATTACGCTATTGAATGACAATATTAAGCGAGAAATGGATAGAGGCGTCTGTTTATTTGGACCACATAGAGATGATTTGGGCTTTAATGTAAATGATATGGATGCACAAACATATGGATCCCAAGGGCAACAACGTACGACTGCATTATCCATTAAATTAGCAGAAATAGAGTTAATGAATATTGAAGTTGGAGAATATCCAATCTTATTATTGGATGATGTGTTAAGCGAATTAGATGATTCTCGACAAACACATCTATTAAGCACGATTCAACATAAAGTACAAACCTTTGTAACAACAACATCTGTTGACGGCATAGATCATGAAATTATGAATAATGCTAAGCTTTATCGAATCAATCAAGGTGAAATTATAAAGTAA
- a CDS encoding NAD(P)H-hydrate dehydratase: METLTTVNIPKRKEETHKGDYGKILLIGGSANLGGAIMLAARACVYSGSGLITVATHPTNHAALHSRCPEAMVIDINDTKMLTKMIENTDSILIGPGLGIDFKGNNAITFLLQNIQPHQNLIVDGDAITIFSKLKPDIPTCRVIFTPHQKEWERLSGIPIEEQTYERNREAVDKLGAAVVLKKHGTEIFFKDKEYRLAIGTPAMATGGMGDTLAGMITSFVGQFDDFRDAITSATYTHSFIGEKLSESMYVVPPSRLISEIPYAMKELEN, encoded by the coding sequence ATGGAAACATTAACAACAGTTAATATTCCGAAAAGAAAAGAAGAGACACATAAAGGTGACTATGGAAAGATTTTACTTATAGGTGGGAGTGCCAATTTAGGGGGCGCAATCATGTTGGCTGCGCGTGCGTGTGTTTATAGTGGAAGTGGATTAATTACAGTAGCTACACATCCTACAAATCATGCTGCACTTCATTCTCGTTGCCCAGAAGCAATGGTTATCGATATTAACGACACTAAAATGTTAACTAAAATGATTGAGAACACAGATAGTATTTTGATTGGACCAGGCTTAGGTATCGATTTTAAAGGTAATAACGCAATTACATTTTTACTACAAAATATTCAGCCACATCAAAACTTAATTGTTGATGGTGATGCTATAACGATATTTAGTAAATTAAAACCTGATATCCCAACTTGCCGTGTTATCTTCACGCCACATCAAAAGGAATGGGAACGTTTGAGTGGTATCCCTATTGAAGAACAAACTTATGAACGTAATAGAGAAGCTGTAGATAAGTTAGGTGCTGCAGTTGTATTGAAAAAACACGGTACTGAAATATTCTTCAAAGACAAAGAATATAGACTTGCCATTGGTACACCGGCAATGGCGACTGGTGGCATGGGAGATACATTAGCTGGTATGATTACAAGCTTTGTTGGACAATTTGATGATTTTAGAGATGCGATAACAAGCGCAACTTATACGCATAGTTTTATTGGAGAAAAGTTATCTGAATCTATGTATGTCGTACCACCTTCACGTTTAATTAGTGAAATTCCATACGCTATGAAAGAATTAGAAAACTAA
- the dnaN gene encoding DNA polymerase III subunit beta, whose amino-acid sequence MMEFTIRRDYFINQLNDTLKAISPRTTLPILTGIKIDAKDNEVILTGSDSEISIEITIPKQVDGEDIVTISETGSVVLPGRFFVDIIKKLPGKDVKLSTNEQFQTLITSGHSEFNLSGLDPDQYPLLPQVSRDDAIQLSVKVLKNIIAQTNFAVSTSETRPVLTGVNWLIQDNELICTATDSHRLAVRKLKLEDDSENKNVIIPGKALSELNKIMSDSDEEIDIFFASNQVLFKVGNVNFISRLLEGHYPDTTRLFPENYEIKLGLDNGEFYHAIDRASLLAREGGNNVIKLSTGNDVVELSSTSPEIGTVKEEVTATDVEGGNLKISFNSRYMMDALKAIDNDEVEVEFFGTMKPFILKPKEDDSVTQLILPIRTY is encoded by the coding sequence ATGATGGAATTCACAATTAGAAGAGATTATTTTATTAATCAATTAAATGACACATTAAAAGCCATCTCACCAAGAACAACATTACCAATTTTAACGGGTATCAAAATCGATGCTAAAGATAACGAAGTCATTCTTACTGGTTCAGATTCTGAGATATCTATTGAAATTACAATCCCTAAACAAGTAGATGGTGAGGATATTGTCACTATTTCTGAAACAGGTTCAGTTGTACTTCCTGGTCGTTTCTTCGTAGATATTATTAAAAAACTACCAGGTAAAGATGTTAAATTATCAACAAATGAACAATTTCAAACACTGATTACTTCAGGACATTCTGAATTTAACTTAAGTGGTTTAGATCCTGATCAATATCCATTATTACCTCAAGTATCACGTGATGATGCAATTCAATTATCAGTAAAAGTATTAAAAAATATCATTGCACAAACAAATTTCGCAGTGTCCACCTCAGAAACACGCCCAGTACTTACTGGTGTTAACTGGCTTATACAAGATAATGAATTAATATGCACTGCGACCGATTCACACCGCTTGGCTGTAAGAAAGTTAAAATTAGAAGATGACTCTGAAAACAAAAATGTCATCATTCCAGGTAAAGCTTTATCAGAATTAAATAAAATTATGAGTGATAGCGATGAAGAGATTGATATTTTCTTTGCTTCAAATCAAGTTTTATTTAAAGTTGGAAATGTAAACTTTATTTCTCGCTTATTAGAAGGACATTATCCTGATACAACACGTTTATTCCCTGAGAATTACGAAATAAAATTAGGCTTAGACAACGGTGAATTCTATCACGCAATCGATCGTGCTTCTTTATTGGCACGAGAAGGTGGCAACAATGTTATTAAGTTAAGTACGGGTAATGATGTTGTAGAATTATCATCTACGTCACCTGAGATTGGTACTGTAAAAGAAGAAGTTACAGCAACGGATGTAGAGGGTGGCAACTTGAAGATTTCTTTCAACTCTCGTTATATGATGGATGCGTTAAAAGCGATTGATAATGATGAAGTTGAAGTTGAATTCTTTGGTACGATGAAACCGTTCATCCTTAAACCAAAAGAAGATGATTCTGTCACTCAATTAATTTTACCAATTAGAACGTATTAG